The Porites lutea chromosome 11, jaPorLute2.1, whole genome shotgun sequence genome includes a region encoding these proteins:
- the LOC140952987 gene encoding uncharacterized protein, whose product MKTFTLLLFTAFIVFCTGPNSTQGRTEGLVNVDITVSTSKLNETKQFYTKFLKFQVVKETPGFISFSPGPGVAYLDFVVEGAEHACARPQLAKNFAGKGMFLTYNLGDVDAACAAFTQAGYPLAMPIKTETWFERHCYVIDPNGIPLNLAHWNHTPAEPTGVSSMVFYYTSHDLLEIQNWYSNNLNMTVERGVDWIGWVITLIAANGTVEFRPFHPRNMTYNPASFIPHLLEEFDGRGLSYTFNFNTSLEVDRWCQFLQDRHLTWTRPLGWVGGNRRCAVDDPNGVLINIATPGWNEYEEEVNCPPPADPKGDGEIQRGCVITLITTFVLSLLFPL is encoded by the exons ATGAAAACTTTCACTTTGCTTCTTTTTACAGCGTTTATTGTCTTTTGTACAGGCCCTAACAGCACACAGGGGAGAACAGAGG ggctTGTGAATGTTGACATCACAGTGAGCACTAGCAAGCTGAATGAAACCAAACAGTTTTACACCAAgttcttgaaatttcaagtgGTGAAGGAAACCCCAGGATTTATCTCCTTTTCGCCTGGACCAG GTGTGGCTTATCTTGACTTTGTCGTGGAGGGTGCAGAACACGCATGCGCTAGACCGCAGCTGGCCAAAAATTTCGCTGGCAAAGGCATGTTCCTTACTTACAATCTGGGAGATGTGGATGCTGCGTGCGCGGCGTTTACACAGGCAGGTTATCCATTGGCAATGCCAATTAAAACTGAGACCTGGTTTGAACGTCACTGCTACGTCATAGATCCAAATGGGATACCGTTGAATTTGGCCCATTGGAATCACACTCCAGCCGAGCCTACAG GTGTCAGCAGTATGGTATTTTATTACACCTCCCATGACTTGCTAGAGATACAAAATTGGTACAGCAATAACTTGAACATGACCGTGGAAAGAGGAGTGGACTGGATTGGATGGGTGATAACGCTGATCGCTGCAAATGGCACTGTGGAGTTTCGGCCATTCCATCCACGAAACATGACCTACAACCCAGCCTCCTTCATTCCTCATTTGCTGGAAGAGTTTGACGGACGCGGCCTGTCTTACACCTTCAACTTTAATACTTCACTTGAGGTCGACAG GTGGTGCCAGTTCCTGCAAGATCGCCATCTAACCTGGACACGCCCACTAGGCTGGGTGGGAGGCAACAGGCGCTGTGCGGTGGACGATCCCAACGGTGTACTTATTAACATCGCCACACCCGGGTGGAATGAATATGAAGAGGAGGTTAACTGCCCCCCACCTGCCGACCCGAAGGGTGATGGGGAAATACAGCGAGGGTGTGTTATTACGTTGATTACAACTTTCGTGCTATCGCTCTTATTTCCTCTGTAG